In a single window of the bacterium genome:
- the folE gene encoding GTP cyclohydrolase I FolE, protein MHDAIRSILAHIGEDPDREGLKDTPERVHHAYHYLTRGYRMNPAEVIGRAVFHENYNEMVVVRDIDFYSLCEHHLLPFYGRAHVAYVPDGKIVGLSKIPRLVDIFSRRLQVQERLTQEIAATLEEQLEPQGVAVVLEGFHMCMAMRGVEKQNAWMTTSAMRGIFESSTRTREEFLVLIRGISNHGR, encoded by the coding sequence ATGCACGACGCCATCCGCAGCATCCTCGCGCACATCGGCGAGGACCCCGATCGCGAGGGCCTGAAGGACACGCCCGAGCGCGTGCATCACGCCTACCACTACCTCACGCGCGGCTACCGGATGAATCCGGCCGAGGTGATCGGCCGCGCCGTCTTCCACGAGAACTACAACGAGATGGTGGTGGTGCGGGACATCGACTTCTACAGTTTGTGCGAGCACCACCTGCTGCCCTTCTACGGCAGGGCGCACGTGGCCTACGTGCCCGACGGCAAGATCGTCGGGCTCTCCAAGATCCCGCGCCTGGTGGACATCTTCAGCCGGCGCCTCCAGGTGCAGGAGCGGCTCACACAGGAGATCGCGGCCACGCTCGAAGAGCAGCTCGAGCCGCAGGGCGTAGCCGTCGTGCTCGAGGGCTTCCACATGTGCATGGCGATGCGCGGCGTCGAGAAGCAGAACGCCTGGATGACGACCAGCGCCATGCGCGGCATCTTCGAGTCGAGCACGCGCACGCGCGAGGAGTTCCTGGTGCTGATCCGCGGCATCAGCAATCACGGGCGCTAG